The Thermoanaerobaculia bacterium DNA segment GCCTTCTCGCGGCGCGACCATCCCGTGCCCGCGGTGGAGATCAGCACCGACAGGGGGCGGACGACCAGTATCAGCAGGACGACGGTCGCGATCCCGGCGCGGCCCAGCCGGCGGACCTCCGCGAGCCGGACGTCGGCCGCCAGCAGGACGAAGAGGAGCCCGATGAGCATGACCGTCAGCTGCTCCTTGAACTCGCGCAGGTCGGCGAGCACGGCCGTGCGGACGTTGCCGACGACCATTCCTCCCGCGATCACCGCCGCGATGCCGCTTTCACGGACGACGGCGTTCGACGCGTGGTAGAGGGCGATCGCCATCGCCAGCGTGAGCACGTTTTCCAGGCCGCTCGGCACCAGCCGCTCGAATTTCAGCAGCACGGCGATCAGCGCGCCCGTCGCCGCCCCGATCGCCGCGCCGCTTCCGAGACGGAAGCCGATTTCCGCGAAGCCGCGCACGATCGACCCTCCCGTCGGACGAAGCGCGATCTCGAGGGCGACGACGGCGACCATCGCGCCGAAGGCGTCGGCGAAGATCCCCTCGGCTTCGAGCACCGTCGAGATGGTCGCGTTGACCTTCACGAGGCGCAGCAGCGGCGTCACCACGGTCGGCCCGGTGACCATCACCAGCGTCCCGAACAGGAGCGCCGGCCTCCATTCCCATCGCAGGACCGTGCGCGCGATCGCGAATCCGCCGGCGGCCGTGAGCAGCGTCCCGTAGATCACGAGCCGCCGGATTCCGGCGGCTTCCTTCCGCAGCCGTTTCAGGCTCAGGCTCATGCCGCCCTCGAACAGGATGACGGCGACGGCGAAGCCGACGAGCGCGCGGAGCGCACTCCCGAGGACCTCCGGCCGGATGATGCCGAGGACGTCCGGACCGAGCACGACGCCGGCGAAGAGCAGCAGCACGATGCCGGGGAGCTTCAGGTGCCGGGCGATCGTCTGGCAGATCATGCCGGCCAGAAGCGCGAGCGCGACGGTCAGGGAAGGGTTGCCGACGGCGAGCGAGCCCACCCGGCAAGACTAGCGGATTCGTGGCCTCGGTTGCCTCGTTCCACTCCGGCAGCCGCTCACCGGATCGACCTCGACCATTGGGTCGATTGAATCAAGCGCGAGCCGGGCGATGCGCGGTAGGCTGCCTTCCGCGCGGGCAACGGGATCATCTGGTAGACTCTTTGCGCATACCGGGGGCAAATTTGCATTCTGCGCTCTGTTTCGGCGGAACCCTGCGGGAGACCACCGTTCCGATCGTTTTGCATCGGATCGTCCAGAGACGCGCGAAGGGGACGCTGACTCTGTCTCGTCCCTCCGAGCGGATCCATCTGTTCTTCGTCGACGGCGAGCTGAAAGCGGCGAACTCGACCCGCGCCGGCATGCGACTGGGCGACGCGCTCCTCATCCACGGCGTCCTCGACGAAGAGGACTTCGAGGACGCCGTCCATTCGGTGAAGGGCGGCCGCGGGGGACGCATCGGAAAGTCCCTCGTCGAGAAGGGACTGGTGAGCCGGGACGTCCTGGACGCCGAGACCCGGCGGCACTTCGAGGAGATCTTCTTTTCCTGCTTCTCGTGGCGGGACGGCGACTTCGCGTTTCTCCCTTCGCATGGACGTCTCGATTCCGACGTCGCGGTCGATCTGCCGACCGCGGCCCTGATCATCGAGGGAGTGCGGCGCGAAGGCGGAGGCGATCCCGGCGCCGGCGCTCTCGGCGATCCGGCGTGTTTCGGCCGAGCGACCCCGCTCACGACCGAGATCCAGTCGCTCCGATTGAGCTCCGAAGAAGCGTATTTCCTGTCGCTTTGCGACGGGAAGACCCGGCTCCGCGACATCCTTCGGCTCGGCCGCTCCCGCTCGGAATCCGCGCAGACGCTCTACACGCTCATGGCGTGCGGATTGGTCGAATTCGTGCCGGCATCCCCATCCGGAGACGCGGCGGCCAATCGGCCGCGCGACGACGTGCCCTTCCTCCCGCCGGACGACCCGTGGGACGCGCCCGCGGAATTGGACCCGGAGGCGCGCGACGAAATCGCCCGCGGCGCTTACACGGAGGCGATGGTGTCTCTCGCGCACGGGGACTTCTACGCCGCCATCGTCCGCCTCCAGGAATGCGTGCGCCTCTTCCCGTACAACATCGAGTACCGCTTCCAGCTCGGCGGGGCCCTGTCCCGCAACCCCCTGTGGCGCAGACGCGCGCTCGTCCAGTACCGCGAGGCGCTCGACCTCGATCCCTTCCGCGAGGAGCTGCTCACGAGCTTCGCGGAGCTTCTCCTGACCGAGCGGAAGTTTGCGGCCGCCCTGGAAATCGCGCGGCGCCTCGTCGCGCATCACCCGAACCCGCCGCGCAACCAGGACCTGCTGGCCCGTTGTCGGGCGGCGGCTCCCGGCGCTCCTGCCGAAGACGAGGTCGGACGACTGCTGGAACACGGCGGCTGGGTCCCCTCCCGCGGCTTTCGCGAAGAGCCGCACTGACGCCGCCGCCGCCCGGCAACGCCCATTTCTCCTGCTGTCCCGTGATGGCACGCCTGGAGATGGAACGGCGAGCGGCCGCCGCCGGCCGCTCGCCGGAAGGGACGGGCTATTTCACGGGAGCCATCAGGTGCGGGTACGGGGTTCCCGCCCACATCACGTAAGGCATGGACGTGTCGGGATCGGCATTCTTCGGATACATGTCGTAAGCGAAGGCGGACGTCGTCGCGCCGACTTGTCGCGCCGACTGGTCCGCCGAAGCTTTAGCGAAGGCGGAAGCTCCAAAGGAGCGAAGGCGGATCAGCCCCCCGCGGCTTTCTCCGGGTACATTTTCTCGAACTCCGGCTCTCCATGGATGAGGCTCAGGTCCGGATCCCGGCGCACCCAGTCCGAATCCCGGAAACCGGCGCGCCAGGCCTT contains these protein-coding regions:
- a CDS encoding cation:proton antiporter translates to MGSLAVGNPSLTVALALLAGMICQTIARHLKLPGIVLLLFAGVVLGPDVLGIIRPEVLGSALRALVGFAVAVILFEGGMSLSLKRLRKEAAGIRRLVIYGTLLTAAGGFAIARTVLRWEWRPALLFGTLVMVTGPTVVTPLLRLVKVNATISTVLEAEGIFADAFGAMVAVVALEIALRPTGGSIVRGFAEIGFRLGSGAAIGAATGALIAVLLKFERLVPSGLENVLTLAMAIALYHASNAVVRESGIAAVIAGGMVVGNVRTAVLADLREFKEQLTVMLIGLLFVLLAADVRLAEVRRLGRAGIATVVLLILVVRPLSVLISTAGTGWSRREKALLCWIAPRGIVAATVASLFAERLEDAGIAGGPALQAMVFLVIAATVVAAGTTGGLVARLLGLRRPSQNGYALLGANAAGMALARLLRERGEEVVVIDANPQACRAAESDGFRVLFGSALSDALLARAELDTRAGVIAATTNEEANVLFVRVARRRYKAPRAWAALRSGQKSVTPAMVVDAGGAVLFGGARRVDQWIAALDRGAAAISHWTRASDGEIFLAGLAGEDDPEWGALPLAVTRGGKAVPAADDVPVRRGDELALAIADDRRQQAEARLEERGFSRSDRTASEKTA
- a CDS encoding DUF4388 domain-containing protein: MHSALCFGGTLRETTVPIVLHRIVQRRAKGTLTLSRPSERIHLFFVDGELKAANSTRAGMRLGDALLIHGVLDEEDFEDAVHSVKGGRGGRIGKSLVEKGLVSRDVLDAETRRHFEEIFFSCFSWRDGDFAFLPSHGRLDSDVAVDLPTAALIIEGVRREGGGDPGAGALGDPACFGRATPLTTEIQSLRLSSEEAYFLSLCDGKTRLRDILRLGRSRSESAQTLYTLMACGLVEFVPASPSGDAAANRPRDDVPFLPPDDPWDAPAELDPEARDEIARGAYTEAMVSLAHGDFYAAIVRLQECVRLFPYNIEYRFQLGGALSRNPLWRRRALVQYREALDLDPFREELLTSFAELLLTERKFAAALEIARRLVAHHPNPPRNQDLLARCRAAAPGAPAEDEVGRLLEHGGWVPSRGFREEPH